A DNA window from Deltaproteobacteria bacterium contains the following coding sequences:
- a CDS encoding MoaD/ThiS family protein translates to MKITLKFHSRFRDAFQFEKTEVELPDRATVRDLLEFICKTESQRKTLFYEDNTRLRRDVLVTKNRMFVYYQKSMETVLQDRDEISIHYPACMG, encoded by the coding sequence GTGAAAATCACGTTAAAATTTCATTCCAGATTTCGAGATGCCTTTCAATTTGAAAAAACGGAAGTTGAACTTCCAGACAGGGCCACAGTACGAGATCTGTTGGAATTTATTTGCAAAACCGAATCTCAAAGAAAAACACTTTTTTATGAAGATAACACAAGACTTAGGAGGGATGTCCTGGTTACCAAAAACCGGATGTTTGTCTACTATCAGAAAAGTATGGAAACAGTGCTTCAGGATCGTGACGAGATCTCGATCCACTACCCGGCTTGCATGGGTTGA
- a CDS encoding FAD-binding protein: MEKILRQKLAEIVSENNVTDKLIDLISYSKDASEHRHRPIGAVWPQNTAQVSAILKLANREMVPIVPRGAGTGLSGMAVPEKGGLVLDMARMKRILEIKIEDRLVVVQPGVVYAQLQKALDPYDFHFPPDPASGKIATLGGNVATNAGGLRGAKYGTTRDYVLGLEVVLADGEILKTGSRTMKCVSGYDLTRLFVGSEGTLGVITEITLKINPKPKSIATCSATFQEIKDAGEAISEIMRSGITPSVLEILDEQCLMVLNRHGGQNLPEAAAMVLAEADGYTREETGYLIGKVVEVFKKNHASQVAQADSREEIEKLWTARRGIGGILYRLSFNMIAEDVTVPISRVPELLIGTQEIGERNHVLIATLGHLGDGNLHPNIIFDGRNAEEKSRAEKASEELFQLAIHLGGTLTGEHGIGLAKAPFMPLEHSPVAMRVMREVKQMFDPNNILNPGKMGLEV; encoded by the coding sequence ATGGAAAAGATATTAAGACAAAAGCTTGCAGAAATTGTCAGTGAGAATAATGTTACCGACAAGCTCATTGATTTGATTTCTTATTCAAAGGATGCCTCTGAGCACCGGCACCGGCCAATCGGCGCAGTCTGGCCGCAAAACACCGCGCAGGTTTCGGCGATCCTCAAACTCGCCAACCGGGAAATGGTACCGATCGTTCCGCGGGGGGCGGGCACGGGTTTAAGCGGGATGGCCGTTCCCGAGAAGGGGGGGCTTGTCCTTGATATGGCCCGGATGAAGCGGATCCTGGAAATCAAGATCGAGGATCGACTGGTCGTGGTGCAGCCCGGGGTTGTTTATGCCCAATTACAAAAAGCTCTGGATCCCTATGATTTTCATTTTCCCCCGGACCCCGCTTCCGGAAAAATAGCCACCCTGGGCGGAAATGTAGCCACAAATGCCGGGGGATTGAGGGGGGCCAAATATGGGACCACCCGGGATTATGTATTGGGACTGGAAGTGGTCTTAGCCGACGGTGAAATCCTCAAAACAGGGTCAAGGACGATGAAATGCGTTTCCGGGTACGATTTGACCCGGCTCTTTGTGGGTTCGGAAGGGACATTGGGAGTGATCACCGAAATTACTTTAAAGATCAATCCTAAACCAAAATCTATTGCCACCTGCTCAGCAACATTTCAGGAGATAAAAGACGCAGGGGAGGCCATCAGCGAAATAATGCGTTCCGGCATTACCCCCTCGGTTCTCGAAATATTAGACGAACAATGTCTAATGGTGCTTAACCGGCATGGCGGCCAGAATCTGCCGGAGGCGGCTGCCATGGTTTTAGCCGAGGCGGACGGCTACACCCGAGAAGAAACCGGATATCTGATTGGAAAAGTTGTGGAGGTTTTTAAAAAGAACCATGCCAGCCAGGTGGCCCAAGCCGACTCCCGGGAAGAGATAGAAAAATTATGGACAGCCCGGCGGGGAATCGGGGGAATTCTCTATCGGCTCAGCTTTAACATGATTGCCGAGGATGTGACCGTTCCGATCAGCCGAGTACCAGAATTGCTGATCGGCACCCAGGAAATCGGTGAGCGGAACCATGTCCTGATTGCTACCCTGGGGCATCTGGGCGATGGAAATTTGCATCCCAATATTATTTTTGACGGCCGTAATGCCGAGGAAAAATCACGGGCCGAAAAAGCCTCTGAAGAATTGTTCCAACTGGCTATTCATTTGGGCGGGACCCTTACCGGGGAGCATGGCATTGGTTTAGCAAAGGCTCCATTTATGCCCCTGGAACATAGCCCGGTGGCCATGCGGGTCATGAGGGAAGTCAAACAGATGTTTGATCCGAATAATATTCTAAATCCAGGCAAAATGGGCTTGGAGGTCTAA